The Clostridiales bacterium FE2011 sequence CGATAAGACAGAGCCTATTCGTTATTCCTATTACGAGGAACAGAAGAAGAATTATGAAAAATGGCTGGATCAGGCGAAGAAGGATTATGAGAAAGCCGATGAAGGCGAGGAAAAGACCTACGCTGAAGAGAACGTGAAGATGTGGGAAGAACAGCTCGAACAGCTTGAAGACTATTCCTGGCAGGTCAACCCGGAAAAGATTGAATGCTACCAGAAAATCCTCCCTGCGTGCAGGGTACTGGATCATGACTTCATGCAGGAGATCCAGAGTACCGTCAGTGAACAAGATGAACAGTTGATGAAGGAGTACACTGGTGATAATATGGATATTGAGAAGATTCTCAGCTTCTATGACCAGAAGATTCAAATGATCCGGATGGAAGGGAAATGATTCCTTTTGTATAAGAAATTTCGACTGGCATGGCCGTTCCTGCTGCCGGGACTGGCGGGATTGCTGATTTTCTACGGGATCCCGTTTGTGGGCGGAATCTGGTACAGCGTGACAGACGGTAAAGTCCAGAACGCGTTTGTAGGGCTTGAGAACTACATCTCTGTCTGGAACAACACCATGTTCCAGATGGGCCTGAAAAACACCATGGAACTTTCCCTGATCTGCGCACCGCTGCTGTTCCTGCTGTCCTTTGTGCTGGCAGCAGGACTGCACCGGATCCGCCCGGCCGGCGGGTTCTTCCGGTCCAGCGTGCTGCTGCCTTACCTGATGCCGTCCTCGGCCATTCTGCTGATCTGGCTGATCTGGTTTGATTTCCGGGGACCGGTGAACCGCCTGCTGGCACAGTTTGGCGTTGAACGGATTGACTGGCTTGTTGGGCCGGAAGCCCGTATTCCGGTTATCCTGCTGTTCCTGTGGAAGAACCTGGGCTTCTGCGTGGTTATCTTTATGTCCGCGCTGCAGTCCATTCCGGAGTCGCTGTATGAATACGCGACGCTGGAAGGCGCTTCCTTTATGAAACAGACCTTCAGGATTACCCTGCCGCTGGCGGTGCCTTCCGCCTTCCTGGTAGGCATCCTGTCCTTCGTGAACGCGTTCAGGATCTTTAAGGAAGTCTACTTTATTGCCGGCGCCTATCCGAATGAGCCGCTGTTGTACACGCTCCAGAACTACATGAGCAATATGTACAACCAGCTGAGTTATCAGAACGTGACAACAGCAGCGTATATCTTTGCTGTGATCGTGTTCGTGCTCTTCGGTGTGCTCTTCCTGAGCCAGCGGTCAGCGCTGAAACGGCTGAACGGAGGCGATTGAGAAAATGAGTAATCAAAAAGGCTTCCGGATCTGGCTGGCCAGGATTGTGCTGACGCTGTTTGCGGTGATTATCCTGCTGCCGATGGTACAGACCTTCCTGTATTCCTTCTCTTCCATACCGGAAATGCAGGGACTGATGGACACACGGGGAAAGAGAACCGAAGAAACATGGATGGACCTGCACCTGTCACCCCATAAAATCTCGCTGGGACAGTATGAGCAGGTGCTGGTAAAGGATGAGGAGATCCTGCGTTTCTTTACCAATTCCGTTGTCTATGCGGTGGCCATTCTGCTGGGGCAGGCCTTTGTGGTCCCGGCGATGGCATTCGGACTGAGCAAGTTTAAATTCCGCGGACGGGAAACACTGTTTTTCATGATTGTGATGCTGATGCTTCTGCCCTTCCAGGTGACGATGGTGCCGAATGTGCTGACGCTTCGGTTCATGGGACTGCTGGATACGGTGTGGGCTGTGATCCTGCCGATGCTTTTTGCTCCGTTCTTTATCTTCCTCATCCGTCAGTTTATGATTTCCCTGCCGGATGAACTGCTGGAAGCGTCTTCCATAGATGGAGCCGGCCCGTTCCGCTCCTTCCTGTGGATTGTACTGCCGGTCTGCCGGCCGGTGCTGGGCGCGGCGGCGGCGCTTTCCTTCGCGGAGAGCTGGAACCTGGTGGAACAGCCGCTGACGTACCTGAGCAAAAGCGTAACGCTGATGCCGCTGTCCACGCGGTTTAACCAGATGATGGCAGGAACCAAGGGATATGAGTTTGCCGGCGCGGCGCTGTATATCCTGCCCGCATTGCTGATTTACCTGTTCTTCCAGGAGGATATCCTGGCCGGGATTCAGCTGACGGAAATGAAATAAGAGGCTAGCCTGAGAGGCGGAAAGGTCTGATTAGGATATGACACTCAAAAAATTCGCTCTGCGGGGAATGATCGTGCTTGCGGCAGTGATTGCACTGTGCGTGCTGTTTTCCGGTACATTCCGGTCACTGACCACAGCGAAAGTGACCAAGGCAGACGTAAAAAACGGCAAACTGGAGACCGCAACCGTGCTGATGGGGAAAGTGGTTTTCCCGGAAGAAGAGGAAATCACGATCCGGGTTCCGGACGACCTGACCCTGACGGTTCAGCGGCTGTATGTCACGCCCGGTGAGCAGGTCAAAAAAGGTGCCAGATTGATGGCCGCGGTGGTAACCGACGGGGATAAAAAACTGGCTGAACTGCAGGAAAAATATGACAAAGCCCGGGATACGCTGGACAACTGGGACCGGAAGCACGGAGAGATCAGGCTGAGCCGCAACGAGGAAGCCTGGATGAATGCCTACACTGCCGCCAGGACAGCGGAAGACCAGGAGCTGGAGCTCCGGCATGACCTGATGGCGAACCTGGGGCTTTCCAATACAAACGACCTGAATGAAACCACGGTCAAAAAGGCTGCCAAGGCTGCCAAGGACGCGGGCAACAAGAAAGCGGCCCAGGCGATCCTGGAGGAGTACAATAACTGGCTGACGGCTAAAAACGCGATGACCGACGCGCAGAAGAAACTGAAAAGCCTGGACCGGTATGCCGTAGAGGATTCAGTCTGGACCACGCTGCAGGAAAAGAATGCAACGATTAAAGAAAAAGCGGAGATCGAAGACAAGATGATGGCTATCCGTCAGCTGCAGAAGCAGGTGGCGGAGTTTAGCGCCCCCCATGACGGCTATGTGATTGAAGTGAAGATCCAGAAGGACGCCCTGATCAACGGCGGTGAGACGGACCTGTTCCTGATTACCCCAGAAGGCAAAGGTCCCGTGCTGCGCGCAGAACTGACAGATAGAAGAAAGAGCGTGCAGAAAGGCGCGGTGGTTTCCGTTCCCATCGATGAATG is a genomic window containing:
- a CDS encoding efflux RND transporter periplasmic adaptor subunit codes for the protein MTLKKFALRGMIVLAAVIALCVLFSGTFRSLTTAKVTKADVKNGKLETATVLMGKVVFPEEEEITIRVPDDLTLTVQRLYVTPGEQVKKGARLMAAVVTDGDKKLAELQEKYDKARDTLDNWDRKHGEIRLSRNEEAWMNAYTAARTAEDQELELRHDLMANLGLSNTNDLNETTVKKAAKAAKDAGNKKAAQAILEEYNNWLTAKNAMTDAQKKLKSLDRYAVEDSVWTTLQEKNATIKEKAEIEDKMMAIRQLQKQVAEFSAPHDGYVIEVKIQKDALINGGETDLFLITPEGKGPVLRAELTDRRKSVQKGAVVSVPIDEWMRVETKVIATGLTKTGSPYVDVKIPEDLTGRISRMVRDNEEIKMKATVRAKDSSTLVNKAAVRGEGENSYVYVGDAEQSLFGDTRYKVRKVNLKVLGENEKTVSTDNNELTWGSPVIYLEDREIAEGSYVMLRDGKEGKE
- a CDS encoding carbohydrate ABC transporter permease codes for the protein MSNQKGFRIWLARIVLTLFAVIILLPMVQTFLYSFSSIPEMQGLMDTRGKRTEETWMDLHLSPHKISLGQYEQVLVKDEEILRFFTNSVVYAVAILLGQAFVVPAMAFGLSKFKFRGRETLFFMIVMLMLLPFQVTMVPNVLTLRFMGLLDTVWAVILPMLFAPFFIFLIRQFMISLPDELLEASSIDGAGPFRSFLWIVLPVCRPVLGAAAALSFAESWNLVEQPLTYLSKSVTLMPLSTRFNQMMAGTKGYEFAGAALYILPALLIYLFFQEDILAGIQLTEMK
- a CDS encoding sugar ABC transporter permease produces the protein MYKKFRLAWPFLLPGLAGLLIFYGIPFVGGIWYSVTDGKVQNAFVGLENYISVWNNTMFQMGLKNTMELSLICAPLLFLLSFVLAAGLHRIRPAGGFFRSSVLLPYLMPSSAILLIWLIWFDFRGPVNRLLAQFGVERIDWLVGPEARIPVILLFLWKNLGFCVVIFMSALQSIPESLYEYATLEGASFMKQTFRITLPLAVPSAFLVGILSFVNAFRIFKEVYFIAGAYPNEPLLYTLQNYMSNMYNQLSYQNVTTAAYIFAVIVFVLFGVLFLSQRSALKRLNGGD